AATATCCCTGATGTAAACTATGGCCCTAACAGTATAATTTATAACATGACCCTTTGGGGTGGTGCCGATTGGAACATCGACGATATGAAAAATTACTGGCAGCCAGGCAAAGAAGGGATCCAGTCTATCTATGCCGAATACCAACGTTACCATAATCCTTATTTTATGTCGTACGAATGGTTACGCGGACATAAAAAGAACGATATTAACGGTTATGCGTCATTAAACTATAATGTAACCAAAGGATTGGATGTGCTGTTAAAAACGCAGATTTCGACTTACGACCAGTTAAGGACAGAGAAAATGCCATTTTCTGCTCACCCTTACGGACGTGAAGAAGGTTTGGGTGATTATAGGGAAGACCGCCGTAGCATGTTCGAAAACAATACCCAGTTGATATTAAAATTTAACAAAAACGTTGGTGATTTATTCGAAATCAGCGCTTTTGGTGGCGGTAATGCCCGTAACTTCAGTTACAATTCGAGTTTTACCACTACAGACTATTTAAACGTTCCGAACGTATATAACTTCTCGAACTCTAAAAACCCGGTAAAAGCCTTCAATTTTAACTCTAAAATGTTGGTGTTAAGTGCTTTTTACTCGGTTGATTTAAGCTTTAAAAAGTATCTGAATATCAATACCACAGGTCGTGTGGATAAAAACTCTGCACTTCCGCCGCGTAATAATTCAGCATTTTATCCTTCAGTTTCATTAAGTTCGGTAGTTTCTGATTATGTAAAAATGCCTGCTTTTATCTCTTTTGCAAAAGTAAGGGCATCGTATGCCAATGTTAAAGACCCTGGTTTGGGTACACAGGACTTTATCGGTGCAACGCCATTACAAAGTTATCCGGTTGGTTATGGCGCTGAATATACTTCGTCATATGGTGGCCCTGGCTATGGTCTTTCTTCGCCATACAGCATCAGGCCAACCTACAATAACCAAACAGGTGCCTATTATACCAATAACCTGATCGACCTGAATGCGGTAAAAGCTCAAAGCCGGACCAATTACGAAGGCGGTATAGATCTTAAATTCCTTAAAAACAGGTTAGGTTTCGAAGCTACTTATTTCAGGTATGTTGATGGGCCGAAAATTATCAGACAAAATATCTCAGCAGCTACAGGCTACCAAACCAATACCATCAACGGCCGTAAAACGCAAAACAGTGGTGTGGAGTTAAGTTTATCAGGCACGCCAATTTTGACTGATAAATTTGGTTGGGATGTTATGATCAACTGGTCTACCTACAAACAGATTTACAAAGAACTTGCCCAGGCGAAACCTCAGTTGATCAGTTCTTTAAAACCGGCGATCGTATAGACAATATCTACGGTTCTGTTTTAGCCAAAACACCAAGCGGACAGGTGATTCATACTTCAAGCGGAACGCCGATTTCGTTACCAGTTAGCCAGCTGTTAGGTCATGCCGATCCAAACTGGGTGTGGAGCATCGGTAACAAATTCAGGTATGAGAATTTCTCTTTCAGTTTCCAGTTAGATGGTAAAGTGGGTGGAGTAATGCAAGATTATGTGCGGTTAAAATCGTTCCAGGGCGGTCGCCAGATCGAAACTATCCAGGGTAAAATGGGCGAAGCCAGATACCAGGATTACCTGCGTGTAAACGATCCTACATATAAAGGTACATGGGTAGGCGATGGTGTAGTTATTGCCAATGGGGGTAAACTTAACTTCGATCCGGTTACTGGTGTAATTACCAATTACGGCGACCTAACTTTTGCGCCAAATACCACTCCTCAGCTTTTGCAGGATTATCTGGGTGTTTTTTATGGTGCCAAAGAAAACACCATGATGAGCCGTACCTACGCCAAATTACGCGAAGTAACTTTTGGCTACCAGTTACCTAAAAAATTATTGGAGCGCACGTTTATCAAATCTGCCAATATTTCGGTAGTTGGACGTAACCTGTTGTACTTTATCAATTCTACCTATAACGATGTTGATGTAGATCAGTATTCGGGTAGAGAAGGGACTTCTACGTTGCAAACACCAACTACCAGAAGTGTAGGCTTTAACCTTAATGTTACTTTTTAATCGCTAGAACATGAAATCAATATATAAAATACTGTTCCTCTTCATCATTGTTGCTGTTTGTGGCGGATGTAAGAAAGAATTTGAAGAAAATTTTAAAAATCCAAACCAGGCCGAAACCGTTCCGCCGAACTTATTATTGAACGGTATTTTGTTCGATATGTATGAAGCACCTTTTTCGGGCTCAGAAAGATGGAATCAGTACACTGCTGCCAACTATTTCTACTATGCAACCAATAATTACGATTGGACAGGCGCTTCTTTAGATTATACTACCCTAAAAAATATAGTAAAGATGGAAGAAGAAGCCAACCGTTTAGGTGGTGCAGTAGCTAAACCTTACCTGGCTTTGGCTAAATTCTTTAAAGCGTATTTCTTTGTGAAAATGAGTTTGAAAGTGGGCGATTTACCGATGACGGAAGCCTTAAAAGGTTTTGCCAACCTTACTCCAAAGTACGATACCCAAAAAGATATCTTTAAACAATCGTTAACGTGGTTAGAAGAATCGAACAACGATTTATCGGCTTTAATTATTGCGGGCAATAAAGAATTAAAAGGCGATATCTATCTTAAAAATGACCTGGTTGCCTGGCAAAAGGTTGTAAATACCTTTAAATTAAGGACTTTGATCAATTTGAGTACAAAAGCGGATGATGCAGACTTACAGGTAAAACAACAATTTGCTGCGGTATTGGGCAACCCGACCAAATATCCGGTTATGGAAAGTATGGCCGATAACCTACAGTTTGTATACAACGAAAGTTTTAATAAATACCCGAACAATAAAGATAATTTTGGTAACGATGCTTTGCGTTATAACATGGCGGGTACTTATTTAAATACCCTTTCGAGTTATAAAGATCCTAGGGCTTATATGGTTGCTGAGCCGGCAAGAGGAGTAGCGGAGGCCAACGGTTATGCCATTACCGATTACCGGAATTTTGTGGGAGCAAGTACGGGTGAAGATCAGGGTGTGATGTTGGATAAGGTACAAAAAGGTTTGTATTCGCTTATTGGCCGTTATAGGTATTATAGTGGTTATACTGCCGAAAACACCTTCATTATTTCTTATCCCGAGCTCTGTTTTATCAAAGCGGAGGGTATTAACCGTGGCTGGGCTACAGGCGATGCCGAAAGCTGGTATAAAAAGGGTATCCAAGCCTCTATCGGTTTTTATGGTATCAAGGATGGCGTTAATGTGGTTACCTTTCTTAAAAAAGATGGTAAACTTGGCGAATTCGAAACTTACAATGTAAACTTCACTTTCGAGACAGATTATTACGCACAGCCTGTAATAAAATATGCTGGCAATACAGCTGAAGGCTTAAAGCAGATCCTTACCCAAAAATACCTGGCCTATTTCCGTAACTCTGGTTTTGAAGCTTATTACCAGTATCGCAGAACGGGTATCCCGAATTCCAGGTGGGTCCAGGTATAGGTAATAGCCAAAGGATTCCGAAACGTTTTCAGTACCCTACTATTGAAAGGACAACTAACGGCGAAAACCTAAAACAGGCCTTACTCCGTCAATATAACGGAACTGATGATATTAATCTGGAACCGTGGATCGTTAAACCTTAATTGAATTGTTAACAATTTGATATTCAGTTTGAAGTATGGAAAACAATCCTCCGCTATAAAGGGAGGATTGTTTTCTTAAATAATAATTGAATTAATTTTTGCATAAATAGTTTAAAAGCACTAATATTGCACTCCCAAAACGAACAAGGGTATTTAACTGCAAAGCGTAAATAAACCTCGTTTTAGGAAATAACCAGCACTCCTTCTTAGCTCAGCTGGTTAGAGCATCTGACTGTTAATCAGAGGGTCGCTGGTTCGAGCCCAGCAGAGGGAGCCAAAACCCGCAACGAAAGTTGTGGGTTTTTTGCATTTAGGGCTGGGCGAGAAGTTTATCCTGAATTACGGTATATCGCAGATATAACTATAAAAAATCTAGTACACGTAGCCATTTTGCCGAAAAGCCCACCTTAGCTTCAACGTTTCACCTGACTAGGGGTAATGGAGAACTTTTTCTTAAATGCATTACTAAAGTGCTGCAATGAACAGTAACCCAATTCAAATGCTATTTCTGTAGCTTGTTTTTTGCCTTCGCGCAGATCGTTTTTTGCCAACTCCAAACGTAAATCAGATAAATAAGAAAAAGCTGTTTGGTTAAACATTTCTTTAAAACCCCGCTTCAGTTTGTATTCATTTATCCCTGCTATTTTTGCCAGTTCTACCAGCGAAGGTGGCGACTCCATATTTTTAACTAAATAATCGCGGGCAAATACAATTCGTTCTTTGTCGTAATCATGTTTGATGTATTCAGATTTTGAATTTTGAAGGTTATCAAATGATTCCGCCTGCAAAACAAGTAGTTCAATCGTTTTAGAAAGAAGAAATAATCGCTTTAATCCACCCCAATAATCACAATTCAAAATCGAATGAATACAGGTCTGTAAAGGCAAATCGATATTTAAATTAGTACTTAGAAAAGCTACAGGTGTTCCCGAAACTATTTTGTCTGCAAACTGCTTAAGCGATTCATTTCCATCTTTTGATATGGACAAAAAAGCATCCTTTTCAAATTGAATCATAAATGATTTCATCCGCAGTTCATCAAACTTCATTTTGCCTTCGGCTTTGGTGCCATAGAATAAATTGTGCTGGTTCCCATTCAACTCAAAAGAATTGCTCATCCCATCCTGTTTTATCGAAGTTCTTCCCTGCAGATTAAAGTGCATGGTTACCAGCTCCGTATCTCCTTTCCAATCCAGTTCGGTTGGTTTATCAAGATCGGTTTCGGAGTAAAGAATCTTGATGCCATCAAAAAGCCATTGTTTAGCTCTTAATTGTCCAAAAGGGATGTCTATTTTAAAGGTATCTTCTTTAAAAGCCTGATTATTGATATTACTTTCATCAAAGGTCATTTTAAATGCCTTGTTATCATTTCTTAACTCAAATCCCATGCTCCCTAATTTACTAGTTTAACTCCTTTATTTGCAAGCTCATTTTTTGATAGTCAGATAATTTTGAAAAAAATCCAATAAAAAGCGGCCCGTTGGCATAAGCTGAAGTATCTAAGAGTGGCGATATTTTTTGTGCTAAACCTTTTACTGATACGGGGATTAAAAATAAAAAAGCAAAACAATGAATAAAAAAGCAATCATCATAGGAGCCGGTGTTGCAGGCCCAATACTGGCTTTACAACTAAAGAAAATAGGTTTTGAGTCTGAAATATTTGAATCGAGATCAGAACACAATACAAAAGAGGGCGCCTTTTTGGGGCTCACGCCTAATGGCCTGAATGTATTGAAAGAATTTATTGATTTGGAAGCGCTCAAAGAAGATTACACTCCAGGCTCAATGAAATTTTTCAATTCCAAAGGAAAACAAATAGCTGAACTGGGTACGGCTTACCAGAAACAGCAATATGGTGTTGAAACAATTCAGCTAAAACGCGCAAACCTTAACAAATACGCGCGAAAGGCAGCAATTGATGCCGGCATAACCATAAAGTACAACAAAAAATTTATTAGCTATGATGAAACAGATGGACAGGTAACAGCCCGTTTTGTAGATGGGACAACAGCAACGGGCGACATAATAATTGGCTGCGACGGAATGTTTTCTGAGGTCAGAAACCAATTGTTCCCTGAAGCTTCCGTAGTGGAGTACACAAAGTTGATCTCTACAGGCGGGTATGCAAAGATTCCCGAGCTTTCAAAACCGCTGGATTCTATACGGATGACCTTTGGCGAAAGGGGATTTTTTGCTTATTCAGTTTCTGATAAGGGTGAAGTCTGGTGGTTCAATAATTATTTTAGAGCAGCGCAACCAAAGCCGCAGGAAATAGAGAAAACATTAAAAACTGAAATTCAAGACCATTTAATTGAGGTTCATAAGGACGACGATCCTTTATTCTCCAAAATAATCAAAAACAGTCATGAAATTATTGCTTATCCTATTTATGATGTACCTAAGCTTTCGCATTGGTACAAAGGCAGAATTTGTCTAATTGGAGATGCTGCACATGGCATTTCTCCACATATTGGACAAGGGGCTTCACTGGCATTAGAAGATACTGGTGTAATTGCTGACCTTTTAAAATCATGTAATGACTATGGAACTGCATTTCAGATGTTTCAATCGGAACGCCAGCCGAGAGTAGAAAAAGTAATAAAAAGCGCAAGAAAAGTAGGCGATACCAAAACAAAAACGAATCCGATAGCAGCATGGTTCCGCGATCGCTTAATTGGCTTCTTTATTGGCAAGCAAATTCAACAACTTGACTGGATTTATGGTTGGAGCCGCTCAGATAAGAGTAATAGTTAATGTAATAGGACAACAATAGATCGTCGAAACTTAAGAGGCTAAATGCGACTAAAGATTTTAGTTAAAACAAGGTTCGCTGGTTTAACTGTGGTTTTTCTCCTCTTGTAAAGCAATCCGTTCTCTAAAGGCCTTATATCGCGATCGGCCAATGGGTAAAATTTCTCCGTTTTTAAGCTTTAATGCATATTTGGTGCCCGAAGAAATTAAGATCTGCTCTGTTTGTTTAATTTGAACCAGGTATGATTTATGGATCCGTTCGAAACCAGCAGGCAAAATCTGCTCCAGCGCATCAAGCCCCTTATCGTGCAACGTACTGCTGCCATCCAGCAGATGCAGTTCGCTGTATATGCCTGCACCTTTAATATAGTTGAGCTGGCTAAGCTCGATGAGGTGGACGCTGCCGTTTTTTCGTACGGTGAGATAGCGCAGGTTGCTGCTAAGTTCTTTTTTTGTGGCTGTTGCCCTACTAAGCGCTAGTGTAAGCCGTTCCTGATCGAAAGGCTTTGGAACAAAATCGAGTACGCCTAACTCAAAAGCACGCAGTGCATTTTCGGTATTAGCCGAAACCACTATGGTTTGAAAAGTGCGCGAGGTTAAAGATTGCAGTACCTCAAAACCATCTTTCCCGTTCAGGTTAAGATCGAGCAATAAAATATCAATACTGTTCTTTTCCAGAAAATCTATTCCCTTTTTAAGCGAATCGCAGATCTGGATTACAGCATTACCTTCGAAATGAGCGGCTGTCATGCGCTCAACCCTTTTTGCTATCCGTGCTTCATCTTCTATTATCAGTATCGTCATTTTAATTTGTTGCTTATTTTAATGATACTCGTCCAACCCTGTGGCGAAGCGGCGGATGAAAATTGCCAGTAGCCCGGGTAACTTTCTTCGAGCCTGGCTTTAATGTACCTAAAACCGTTTCCTCCGCTGCGGTCTGCTTGTAGTTCCCTGTTTTTGCCAAAGGTTTCGAAAGTGTACTGGCAAAAATCATCGTTTTGAGTAAAAGAAAGTTTGAACCTGATGGTGCCGTTGTCTTGTGGTGTATTGTGTGTAATACCGTTTTCGAGCAGGGTATGGAAAATGGCCGGAGGTATGGTTGCCGAGGTCATAATTCCGCTGTCTTCCCATTCATAATTGATTTCTTTTCTAAAACCCATCACTTTCAGGTGCATCTGGCATAAAGCAATTTCCTGTCTGATTGGGATTAAACTCTGTTCAGATATGGCATTCATGATATCAAACTCGTTGGCCAGTGCCTGAATAAATTCGGTTCCTTTTTTAGGCGATTCTTCTACCCAGTCGATGAGCGAGGTTAGGGTGTTTTTGATGAAATGTGGCTGGATATTTTTCTTTAAAAGTTCGAGTTGTAATCTCGACGAAAGCAGCAGCGAATGAGAATGTTCCTGTTCTATCTTTTTCATCTGGATGGTGTGCAGATAGAGCATGGCCAGCACAATAAAAGTATAAAAGATAAATATGCCAAAATCGTAAAGCAGATAATAATTCATGCCGGCACTGGCTAAAATGCCTGCCATTAACAGCCAGCTGCCTTTTTGTTTCCGGTAAACAGCATCAAATGCAATAAGCAACATGGTAAACCACATGGTTCTGCTATAATAAATGGCCGATAGATCGTAGTGGCCATAATTGCGGATG
The nucleotide sequence above comes from Pedobacter riviphilus. Encoded proteins:
- a CDS encoding SusD/RagB family nutrient-binding outer membrane lipoprotein; the encoded protein is MKSIYKILFLFIIVAVCGGCKKEFEENFKNPNQAETVPPNLLLNGILFDMYEAPFSGSERWNQYTAANYFYYATNNYDWTGASLDYTTLKNIVKMEEEANRLGGAVAKPYLALAKFFKAYFFVKMSLKVGDLPMTEALKGFANLTPKYDTQKDIFKQSLTWLEESNNDLSALIIAGNKELKGDIYLKNDLVAWQKVVNTFKLRTLINLSTKADDADLQVKQQFAAVLGNPTKYPVMESMADNLQFVYNESFNKYPNNKDNFGNDALRYNMAGTYLNTLSSYKDPRAYMVAEPARGVAEANGYAITDYRNFVGASTGEDQGVMLDKVQKGLYSLIGRYRYYSGYTAENTFIISYPELCFIKAEGINRGWATGDAESWYKKGIQASIGFYGIKDGVNVVTFLKKDGKLGEFETYNVNFTFETDYYAQPVIKYAGNTAEGLKQILTQKYLAYFRNSGFEAYYQYRRTGIPNSRWVQV
- a CDS encoding helix-turn-helix domain-containing protein translates to MGFELRNDNKAFKMTFDESNINNQAFKEDTFKIDIPFGQLRAKQWLFDGIKILYSETDLDKPTELDWKGDTELVTMHFNLQGRTSIKQDGMSNSFELNGNQHNLFYGTKAEGKMKFDELRMKSFMIQFEKDAFLSISKDGNESLKQFADKIVSGTPVAFLSTNLNIDLPLQTCIHSILNCDYWGGLKRLFLLSKTIELLVLQAESFDNLQNSKSEYIKHDYDKERIVFARDYLVKNMESPPSLVELAKIAGINEYKLKRGFKEMFNQTAFSYLSDLRLELAKNDLREGKKQATEIAFELGYCSLQHFSNAFKKKFSITPSQVKR
- a CDS encoding LytR/AlgR family response regulator transcription factor; this encodes MTILIIEDEARIAKRVERMTAAHFEGNAVIQICDSLKKGIDFLEKNSIDILLLDLNLNGKDGFEVLQSLTSRTFQTIVVSANTENALRAFELGVLDFVPKPFDQERLTLALSRATATKKELSSNLRYLTVRKNGSVHLIELSQLNYIKGAGIYSELHLLDGSSTLHDKGLDALEQILPAGFERIHKSYLVQIKQTEQILISSGTKYALKLKNGEILPIGRSRYKAFRERIALQEEKNHS
- a CDS encoding histidine kinase, coding for MKRILLFILSTVLFCSCKRQVLYEEYDPIFKTGDNVTWAAKNLNETGWRQERGSTGRQVFWIREKTELIANSGGALGLQVIAFGAYEIYWDGVKIGINGKPGSPVVDEIPGNETIILPVPDSLSKPGKHTVALRSTQFSYPGVQRSVGVKLDTYVNLIRRPLLISSLMFIMAGAFLVASLYYIFLYFNSHKKQYPVLIFSVICLLFFSLLITEYLKFYIEIPYPKFFIRMEVIGWLTFSISLLVPLYFCIQFGIKRKYLLLCLLFGVLLFIYIRNYGHYDLSAIYYSRTMWFTMLLIAFDAVYRKQKGSWLLMAGILASAGMNYYLLYDFGIFIFYTFIVLAMLYLHTIQMKKIEQEHSHSLLLSSRLQLELLKKNIQPHFIKNTLTSLIDWVEESPKKGTEFIQALANEFDIMNAISEQSLIPIRQEIALCQMHLKVMGFRKEINYEWEDSGIMTSATIPPAIFHTLLENGITHNTPQDNGTIRFKLSFTQNDDFCQYTFETFGKNRELQADRSGGNGFRYIKARLEESYPGYWQFSSAASPQGWTSIIKISNKLK
- a CDS encoding SusC/RagA family TonB-linked outer membrane protein, which gives rise to MKHLYKMKMCMVALLLLCLTPYFTWAQTKIAGLVKDDAQQPIPSVSVLVKGTKKATSTDQSGRFTLDAKAGETLVFSSIGFLPQEVQVTGANLTVTLKTDSKNLNEVVVTALGIRKEKRNLGYAIQEVKGADLVKAREANPVNGLVGKVAGLTVGVSSELLGRSSLYLRGNDVNLVVVDGVPINSDTWNINPDDIDTYTVLKGPAAAALYGYQAYNGALLITTKRGKLSDKGFTVELNSSTQFNKGFIALPKSQDEYGPGEHSAYAFGDGKGGGLNDGDYDIWGPKFDGQLIPQYDSPIVNGVRQGTPWVARGKDNLKRFIQTGLLSANNIALSSATDKYNLRVSISNNYQKGIIPNTQLNINNFNVSGSYNISPKLRAEAYINYSRQFSDNIPDVNYGPNSIIYNMTLWGGADWNIDDMKNYWQPGKEGIQSIYAEYQRYHNPYFMSYEWLRGHKKNDINGYASLNYNVTKGLDVLLKTQISTYDQLRTEKMPFSAHPYGREEGLGDYREDRRSMFENNTQLILKFNKNVGDLFEISAFGGGNARNFSYNSSFTTTDYLNVPNVYNFSNSKNPVKAFNFNSKMLVLSAFYSVDLSFKKYLNINTTGRVDKNSALPPRNNSAFYPSVSLSSVVSDYVKMPAFISFAKVRASYANVKDPGLGTQDFIGATPLQSYPVGYGAEYTSSYGGPGYGLSSPYSIRPTYNNQTGAYYTNNLIDLNAVKAQSRTNYEGGIDLKFLKNRLGFEATYFRYVDGPKIIRQNISAATGYQTNTINGRKTQNSGVELSLSGTPILTDKFGWDVMINWSTYKQIYKELAQAKPQLISSLKPAIV
- a CDS encoding FAD-dependent oxidoreductase, producing the protein MNKKAIIIGAGVAGPILALQLKKIGFESEIFESRSEHNTKEGAFLGLTPNGLNVLKEFIDLEALKEDYTPGSMKFFNSKGKQIAELGTAYQKQQYGVETIQLKRANLNKYARKAAIDAGITIKYNKKFISYDETDGQVTARFVDGTTATGDIIIGCDGMFSEVRNQLFPEASVVEYTKLISTGGYAKIPELSKPLDSIRMTFGERGFFAYSVSDKGEVWWFNNYFRAAQPKPQEIEKTLKTEIQDHLIEVHKDDDPLFSKIIKNSHEIIAYPIYDVPKLSHWYKGRICLIGDAAHGISPHIGQGASLALEDTGVIADLLKSCNDYGTAFQMFQSERQPRVEKVIKSARKVGDTKTKTNPIAAWFRDRLIGFFIGKQIQQLDWIYGWSRSDKSNS